The following are from one region of the Pelagibius sp. CAU 1746 genome:
- a CDS encoding acyl-CoA carboxylase subunit beta — MRAILEQLAERRAEAHLGGGQGRIDAQHAKGKLTARERLEVLLDEGSFEEFDMYVTHRAVDFGMAEKKVVGDGVVTGWGTINGRLVYVFSQDFTVLGGSLSETHAQKICKIMDMAARNGAPLIGLNDSGGARIQEGVASLAGYAEVFKRNVEASGVVPQISVIMGPCAGGAVYSPAMTDFIFMVRDTSYMFVTGPDVVKTVTNEVVTTEDLGGARVHTEKSSVADAAFDNDIETLEAVRRLFDFLPLNNREKAPARPSCDDPDRIEMQLDTLIPDSSAKPYDMKELILAIADEQDFFELQEAFARNIITGFLRIEGETVGVVANQPMILAGCLDIDASRKAAKFVRFCDAYSIPILTLVDVPGFLPGSTQEHGGVIKHGSKLLFAYSQATVPMVTLITRKAYGGAYDVMASKHIGADINYAWPTAEIAVMGAKGATEILYRSELGDPEKIAERTREYETRFANPFVAAERGFVDEVIMPHSSRRRIARAFAALRGKSLETRWRKHDTIPL, encoded by the coding sequence ATGCGGGCCATTCTCGAGCAACTCGCCGAGCGGCGGGCCGAAGCCCACCTCGGCGGCGGTCAGGGGCGTATCGATGCCCAGCACGCCAAAGGCAAGCTCACCGCCCGCGAACGCCTGGAGGTTCTTCTGGACGAAGGTTCGTTCGAGGAATTCGACATGTACGTCACCCATCGGGCGGTCGATTTCGGGATGGCGGAGAAGAAGGTCGTCGGCGACGGGGTGGTGACCGGCTGGGGCACGATCAACGGGCGCCTGGTCTATGTCTTCTCGCAGGATTTCACCGTGCTGGGCGGTTCCCTCTCGGAAACGCACGCCCAGAAAATCTGCAAGATCATGGACATGGCGGCCCGCAACGGCGCGCCCCTGATCGGGCTGAACGACTCGGGCGGCGCGCGAATCCAGGAAGGCGTCGCCTCGCTCGCCGGCTATGCGGAGGTCTTCAAACGCAATGTCGAGGCCTCGGGCGTGGTGCCTCAGATCTCGGTGATCATGGGCCCCTGCGCGGGCGGCGCGGTCTACTCTCCGGCGATGACGGACTTCATCTTCATGGTCCGCGACACCTCCTACATGTTCGTCACCGGGCCCGACGTGGTGAAGACGGTGACCAACGAAGTCGTGACCACCGAGGACCTGGGCGGCGCCCGCGTGCACACCGAAAAGTCCTCGGTGGCGGATGCGGCTTTCGACAATGATATCGAGACGCTGGAGGCCGTCAGGCGGCTGTTCGACTTTCTGCCGCTGAACAATCGCGAGAAGGCGCCGGCCCGGCCGTCCTGCGACGATCCCGACCGCATCGAGATGCAGCTCGACACGCTGATCCCGGACAGCTCGGCGAAGCCTTACGATATGAAGGAACTGATCCTTGCGATCGCCGACGAGCAGGACTTCTTCGAACTTCAGGAAGCCTTCGCCAGGAATATCATTACCGGATTTCTGCGGATAGAAGGCGAGACGGTCGGGGTTGTCGCAAACCAGCCCATGATCCTGGCCGGTTGCCTGGACATCGATGCGTCGCGGAAGGCGGCCAAGTTCGTCCGCTTCTGCGATGCCTATTCCATCCCGATCCTGACGCTGGTCGACGTGCCGGGCTTCCTGCCCGGTTCGACGCAGGAGCACGGCGGCGTCATCAAGCACGGCTCCAAGCTGCTGTTCGCCTACAGCCAGGCGACGGTCCCCATGGTCACGCTGATCACGCGCAAGGCCTATGGGGGCGCCTATGACGTGATGGCGTCCAAGCATATCGGCGCCGACATCAACTATGCCTGGCCGACGGCGGAGATCGCCGTGATGGGGGCCAAAGGGGCCACGGAGATTCTCTACAGGTCCGAGCTCGGCGATCCCGAGAAGATCGCGGAACGCACCCGCGAGTACGAGACGCGTTTCGCCAATCCCTTCGTCGCGGCCGAGCGCGGCTTCGTGGACGAAGTGATCATGCCGCATTCCTCGCGCCGGCGCATCGCGCGGGCCTTCGCCGCGTTGCGCGGAAAGAGCCTCGAGACGCGCTGGAGGAAACACGACACGATACCCTTGTGA
- a CDS encoding acetyl/propionyl/methylcrotonyl-CoA carboxylase subunit alpha — MFEKLLIANRGEIACRIIRTAKKLGIATVAVYSDADRDALHVRMADEAVHLGPPPASQSYLDAARLLAAAKTTGATAVHPGYGFLSENASFAKTLEAAGVIFVGPPPAAIEAMGDKITSKGIAAAAGVNTVPGHMGVVEDVDQLLRIARDIGYPVMIKASAGGGGKGMRIAWSDADAREGFEASRNEARASFDDDRIFVEKFVDRPRHIEIQVLGDRHGNLIYLGERECSIQRRNQKVIEEAPSPFLDPATRKAMGEQAVALCRAVGYFSAGTVEFIVDGDRNFYFLEMNTRLQVEHPVTELITGIDLVEEMIRVAAGERLSLSQADVMLDGWAIESRIYAEDPYRNFLPSIGRLTRYRPPAEGVRDSGAVVRNDTGVFEGAEISMFYDPMVAKLCTWAPSRPAAIDAMAEALDDFEVEGIGHNLPFLSAVMLREPFRQGDLTTAFIAEEFPEGFENRRPCAEELRRLASVAAWIQHVSERRDAQIAGSLSRRARAIGPARVIALLDARFEVTVRECPGGLSVAFGDDGEDGILEVLSDWRPGCRQAAFQVGGTWMGVKTTPAGAGWRLRWRAVDATAQVRRPRVAELAQLMPVKVPPDRSRMLLCPMPGVITQLHAREGDAVEVGQALATVEAMKMENLLRAERQGTVKRVAVETGASLAVDEVIMEFA, encoded by the coding sequence ATGTTCGAAAAACTTTTGATCGCCAATCGCGGCGAAATCGCCTGCCGCATCATCAGGACCGCCAAGAAGCTCGGCATCGCGACCGTGGCCGTCTACTCCGACGCGGATCGGGACGCGCTGCATGTCAGGATGGCCGACGAGGCCGTGCATCTCGGCCCGCCGCCGGCTAGTCAGTCCTATCTCGACGCCGCGCGCCTGCTGGCGGCCGCGAAGACGACCGGCGCCACGGCGGTGCATCCGGGCTATGGTTTCCTGTCCGAGAATGCGTCTTTCGCCAAGACGCTGGAGGCGGCCGGCGTCATTTTCGTCGGGCCTCCGCCCGCGGCCATCGAGGCCATGGGGGACAAGATCACCTCGAAGGGCATTGCCGCCGCGGCCGGCGTCAACACGGTGCCCGGCCACATGGGTGTGGTCGAGGACGTCGATCAGCTGCTGCGGATCGCGCGCGACATCGGATATCCGGTAATGATCAAGGCCTCCGCCGGCGGTGGCGGCAAGGGGATGCGGATTGCCTGGAGCGACGCGGACGCGCGCGAAGGCTTCGAGGCCTCCAGGAACGAAGCGCGGGCCTCCTTCGACGACGACCGGATCTTCGTCGAAAAGTTCGTCGACCGGCCGCGCCATATCGAGATTCAGGTCTTGGGGGACCGCCACGGAAACCTCATCTATTTGGGTGAGCGGGAATGCTCCATCCAGCGCCGGAATCAGAAGGTAATCGAGGAGGCGCCCTCTCCCTTTCTCGATCCTGCGACGCGCAAGGCCATGGGCGAACAGGCCGTGGCGCTGTGCAGGGCGGTCGGCTACTTCTCGGCCGGGACGGTGGAGTTCATCGTCGACGGCGATCGGAACTTCTATTTCCTCGAGATGAATACCCGGCTTCAGGTCGAACACCCGGTTACGGAGTTGATCACCGGGATCGACCTGGTCGAGGAGATGATCCGGGTCGCGGCAGGCGAGCGGCTGAGCCTCTCCCAGGCTGACGTGATGCTCGACGGCTGGGCCATCGAAAGCCGTATTTACGCCGAAGACCCTTACCGCAACTTCCTGCCGTCCATCGGCAGGCTGACCCGTTACCGCCCGCCGGCCGAAGGCGTGCGGGACAGCGGCGCGGTGGTCCGCAACGACACCGGCGTGTTCGAGGGCGCCGAGATTTCCATGTTCTACGATCCGATGGTCGCCAAACTCTGCACCTGGGCTCCGAGCCGCCCGGCCGCGATCGATGCCATGGCGGAGGCGCTGGACGATTTCGAGGTCGAGGGCATCGGCCACAACCTGCCGTTCCTGTCGGCAGTCATGCTCCGGGAACCCTTCCGCCAAGGAGACCTGACGACGGCCTTCATCGCGGAGGAGTTTCCCGAAGGCTTCGAGAACCGCCGGCCCTGTGCCGAGGAACTGCGGCGTCTCGCCTCCGTCGCCGCCTGGATCCAGCATGTATCGGAGCGGCGGGACGCGCAGATCGCCGGAAGCTTGAGCCGCCGCGCCCGCGCAATCGGCCCGGCACGGGTGATCGCGCTTCTGGATGCCCGCTTCGAAGTGACGGTAAGGGAGTGTCCTGGCGGACTGTCGGTTGCCTTCGGAGATGACGGCGAGGACGGGATACTCGAAGTGTTGAGCGACTGGCGGCCCGGGTGCCGGCAGGCCGCCTTTCAGGTCGGGGGCACTTGGATGGGCGTCAAGACGACGCCCGCCGGCGCAGGTTGGCGCCTGCGCTGGCGCGCCGTGGATGCCACCGCGCAGGTCCGCCGGCCGCGCGTGGCGGAACTGGCGCAGTTGATGCCGGTCAAGGTGCCCCCGGACAGATCGAGGATGCTGCTCTGCCCGATGCCGGGCGTGATCACGCAGCTCCATGCCCGAGAAGGGGACGCGGTGGAAGTGGGGCAGGCCCTGGCGACGGTCGAAGCCATGAAGATGGAGAACCTGCTGCGCGCGGAGCGTCAGGGGACGGTGAAACGCGTCGCCGTCGAGACCGGGGCGAGTCTCGCCGTCGACGAAGTGATCATGGAATTCGCTTGA